CGCCTCGCTGCCGATCCTCACGGTCGTGGGTGTCGCGTTCGGAGCCCTGCTCTCGGGCACGGTGCTCGTCGAGTCCGTGTTCGCCTGGCCCGGACTGGGTACCTACGCGTACAACTCGGCAGCGAACCTCGATCTGCCCGGCATCATGGGGGTCGGTCTCGTGGTCGGCATCATCTACCTCCTCATCAACTTCATCGTCGACATCCTCTACGGCGTGCTCGACCCGAGAGTGAGGATCGCATGAGCCGCATCGCCGCCGCCACCCCGGCCGGTCGCTTCCGCTTCCGCTGGCCCCGAGCCTGGCGCACCCCGCTCGGCATCATCGGCACCGTCATCGCGGGCGCCTGGGTCATCGTGGCCTTCACCGCCCAGTGGTGGGTGCCGTATCCGCCGAACGCGCAGGTGCTGCCCCGTCTGCAGGCACCGGGGATCGACACGCTCCTCGGCACCGACGGCAACGGCCGCGACATCTTCTCCCGGCTGATGACGGGCGCGACGGTGAGCCTTCCGCTCGCGCTCATGCTCGTGATCGCCGCCATGATCATCGGCACGGTCATCGGCGCCGTCGCCGGGTACTTCGGCGGCTGGGTCGACGAGACCCTGATGCGCATCACCGATCTGTTCATGGCGTTCCCGACCGTGATCCTGGCCATGGTGGTCGCGGCTTCGCTCGGACCTTCCCTCTTCAACGCGGTGATCGCCGCGATCGTCGTGTCCTGGCCGCAGTACTCGCGTGTCACACGGAGCATCGTGCTGGGGCTGCGCGGGCAGAACTACGTGATCGCGGGCCGGCTCCTCGGACACTCGCCGGTGCGCACGCTGGTCGTCGACATCCTGCCGAACATCGCCGGCCCGATCCTGGTCCTGGCCACGCTCGACATCGGCGCGGCCATCCTCCTCCTCTCCGGACTCTCCTTCCTCGGTCTCGGTGCACAGCCGCCGACGGCGGAGTGGGGGTCGATGATCTCCGCAGCGATGCAGAACTTCGACGCCTGGTGGCTCGGGGTGTTCCCGGGCCTCGCGATCCTCACGGTCGTGCTGGCGTTCAACTTCCTCGGTGACGCGATGCGCGACGTGCTCGACCCGACCGCGGAGATCACGCACGAGAAAGCCGACGAGCACGCGGCATCGGCGACGGGGGCGACGGCATGAGCGCCCAGGGAGCCACGGTCCTGCGCATCCGCGACCTCACGATCGACATCGGCCGTCCGCTGGTGAAGGGCGTCTCGCTCGAACTCGAGGCGGGTCGTGTCCAGGGGCTCGCGGGGGAATCCGGATCCGGCAAGACCCTCACCTCGCTCGCCGTGCTGGGGCTGCTGCCGCGGCAGGCGCGCACCGGGGGATCGATCCTGCTCGGGGACGAGGAACTCGTCGGCCTGCGTCGCCGCGCGCTCAACCGCGTGCGGGGCAAGCGGATCGCCATGGTGTTCCAGGATCCGTCCGCCTCGCTGCACCCGCAGCTTCCGGTCGGCCGTCAGCTCACCGATCACATGCGCGTGCACCTCGGGCTCACGGGCGCCGCCGCACGGGCGCGGGCGGTGGAGCTGCTCGAGACCGTGCAGGTGCCGAATCCCGCCGAGGCGCTGAAACGCTATCCGCATCAGTTCTCCGGCGGACAGCGCCAGCGCATCGCGATCGCGTGCGCCCTCGCGTGCGACCCCGAGGTGCTGCTGGCCGACGAGCCCACGACGGCCCTCGACGTCACGGTGCAGGCCGGCATCCTGAAGCTGCTGCGCGACCTCGCGGTCGAGCGGAACCTCGCGGTGCTGCTCGTGACGCATGACCTGGGCGTGATGAGCGCGATCGCCGACAGGGTGGCCGTCATGAAGGACGGGCGGATCGTCGAGCTCGCCGACCGGGAGACGCTCTTCCTCGATCCTCAGCACGACTACACGCGCATGCTGCTCGCGGCCCTGCCGGGCTCGCGGGTCGACGAGGCACCGGAACAGGAGTCCGCAGATGAGTGAGGTCGCCGTCCTCGACGCGCAGGACGTGGTCGTGCGCTACCCGGGACATCCGCCCGTCGTCGCCGTGAACGGCGTGTCGATCAGCGTGGCCGCGGGGGAGACCGTGGCTCTGGTCGGCGAGTCCGGAAGCGGGAAGTCGAGCCTCGCCCGCGCCGTCGTCGGCATCGAGAAGATCGCGGGCGGTGCCGTCCGTTTCCGCGATGTGCCCGTCGCACCGCTCGGCATCCGTCGTCGACCGACCGCGATGACCGGTATCCAGATGGTGTTCCAGGACCCGTCCACGTCGCTGAACCCCCGACGGCGTGTGGGCGACCAGATCGCGGACGGCATCGCGACGGCACGGGCCCGCGGCGAGGCCGGATCGACGGTCGATGAATGGCTCGACCGCGTGGGGCTGCCGACCGAGGTCAGCACGCGCTTCCCCCACCAGTTCTCGGGCGGGCAGAAGCAGCGCCTCGCGATCGCGCGGGCGTTGGCTGCGCGGCCGTCGCTCCTCGTGGCCGACGAGCCGATCTCCGCCCTCGACGCCTCGACGCAGACGAGTGTCGCCCGGCTCATGCGCGACCTGGTCGCGGAGTCGGGAGCGGGGATGCTGTTCATCTCGCACGACCTCGCGGTGGTGCGACGCATCGCCGACCGGACCCACGTGATGTTCGGTGGTCGTGTGCTGGAGTCCGGGCCGACGGCGCCGCTGTGGGCCGCGCCGCAGCACCCCTACACGCAGGCGCTGCTGGCGGCGATCCCGGAACCGGACGGGGCCGGCCGCATCCCCGCAGCGCCCTCGGTCGACGACCGCACCGTGTGGGCGGAAGTGCCGCCGGTCACGTACTGATCCTTTGAGGACGGGGCGGCCGAAACGGAGACGAACCGCGGGCGGGGCGGCGTGCCTCGCCCGGACACGCCGCTCCACGCGCGGATGCGCTCCGTTTTCGCACAGCGGCCGCCGTTCAGCAGCCCGGGGCGCAATCCGCTAGACTGTCCAGGTTGTCTGCCTTCCGGACTCCAATCGGGAATCCTGGGGCAGACACGTGCACACACCCTCCTGCTCCCGGGAAAGTCCCGAGAGCCGTTCTAGTCCGAAGGAGGTGGGTAAGTGACGCACCAGTACGAACTCATGGTCATTCTGACCCCCGAGATCGACGAGCGCCAGGTCGCCCCGACGCTCGACAAGTTCCTGAAGGTCATCACCAACGATGGTGGCTCTATCGAGAACGTCGACATTTGGGGCAAGCGCCGTCTCGCATACGAGATCCAGAAGAAGAACGAGGGCATCTACGCCGTCGTCAACTTCACCGCGACCAGCGCCGCCACGCAGGAGCTCGACCGTCAGCTGAAGCTGAACGAGCAGATCATGCGCACCAAGGTCCTCCGCGCTGAAGAGGCTCAGGCGATGATCGCTTCCGAGGCCAAGCGCAGCGAAGAGAAGGCTGCTCGCAAGGCCGCCAAGGCTGCGAAGGCCTGACGTCCATGGCTGGCGAAACCGTCATCACCGTGGTGGGAAACCTCACGGCCGACCCCGAGCTGCGCTACACGCAGAACGGGCTGCCGGTGGCGAACTTCACCATCGCTTCGACGCCTCGGAACTTCGACCGCGCTGCGAATGAGTGGAAGGACGGCGATGCGCTGTTCCTCCGTGCATCCGTGTGGCGCGAGTTCGCCGAGCACGTGGCGGGCTCGCTGACGAAGGGCATGCGCGTCATCGCGCAGGGCCGTCTGCGTCAGCGCTCCTACCAGGACCGCGAGGGCAACCAGCGCACCGCGATCGAGCTGGAGGTCGACGAGATCGGCCCCTCGCTCCGGTACGCGACCGCTCAGGTCACGCGCGCGGCCTCGACCGGCGGTGCCGGTGGTGGCGGCGGCGGACAGTCTCGCCCCGCGCAGCAGCAGGTGTCGGAGGAGCCGTGGTCCACGCCCGGCTCGTCGACCAGCGCGGATGCCTGGAGCACTCCGGGCAGCTTCGGCGACGACACTCCGTTCTG
Above is a window of Microbacterium aurugineum DNA encoding:
- a CDS encoding ABC transporter ATP-binding protein, with product MSEVAVLDAQDVVVRYPGHPPVVAVNGVSISVAAGETVALVGESGSGKSSLARAVVGIEKIAGGAVRFRDVPVAPLGIRRRPTAMTGIQMVFQDPSTSLNPRRRVGDQIADGIATARARGEAGSTVDEWLDRVGLPTEVSTRFPHQFSGGQKQRLAIARALAARPSLLVADEPISALDASTQTSVARLMRDLVAESGAGMLFISHDLAVVRRIADRTHVMFGGRVLESGPTAPLWAAPQHPYTQALLAAIPEPDGAGRIPAAPSVDDRTVWAEVPPVTY
- a CDS encoding ABC transporter ATP-binding protein; translation: MSAQGATVLRIRDLTIDIGRPLVKGVSLELEAGRVQGLAGESGSGKTLTSLAVLGLLPRQARTGGSILLGDEELVGLRRRALNRVRGKRIAMVFQDPSASLHPQLPVGRQLTDHMRVHLGLTGAAARARAVELLETVQVPNPAEALKRYPHQFSGGQRQRIAIACALACDPEVLLADEPTTALDVTVQAGILKLLRDLAVERNLAVLLVTHDLGVMSAIADRVAVMKDGRIVELADRETLFLDPQHDYTRMLLAALPGSRVDEAPEQESADE
- a CDS encoding ABC transporter permease; this translates as MSRIAAATPAGRFRFRWPRAWRTPLGIIGTVIAGAWVIVAFTAQWWVPYPPNAQVLPRLQAPGIDTLLGTDGNGRDIFSRLMTGATVSLPLALMLVIAAMIIGTVIGAVAGYFGGWVDETLMRITDLFMAFPTVILAMVVAASLGPSLFNAVIAAIVVSWPQYSRVTRSIVLGLRGQNYVIAGRLLGHSPVRTLVVDILPNIAGPILVLATLDIGAAILLLSGLSFLGLGAQPPTAEWGSMISAAMQNFDAWWLGVFPGLAILTVVLAFNFLGDAMRDVLDPTAEITHEKADEHAASATGATA
- the rpsF gene encoding 30S ribosomal protein S6; amino-acid sequence: MTHQYELMVILTPEIDERQVAPTLDKFLKVITNDGGSIENVDIWGKRRLAYEIQKKNEGIYAVVNFTATSAATQELDRQLKLNEQIMRTKVLRAEEAQAMIASEAKRSEEKAARKAAKAAKA
- a CDS encoding single-stranded DNA-binding protein, which encodes MAGETVITVVGNLTADPELRYTQNGLPVANFTIASTPRNFDRAANEWKDGDALFLRASVWREFAEHVAGSLTKGMRVIAQGRLRQRSYQDREGNQRTAIELEVDEIGPSLRYATAQVTRAASTGGAGGGGGGQSRPAQQQVSEEPWSTPGSSTSADAWSTPGSFGDDTPF